One window of the Devosia sp. 2618 genome contains the following:
- a CDS encoding sugar ABC transporter ATP-binding protein translates to MNEVQVPTTALKPILQMRGITKHFPPIIALSGVDLDVYPGEVHALMGENGAGKSTLMKILSGAHSLTRGMILIDGAEIEIKGPQHAKALGISIIYQELSLAPNLTVAENMLLGREITRFGLLNRVAMNRRCAGILEQLGVDFGASDKVSSLSLAQRQQVEIAGALLADCRILVMDEPTTSLSSKECENLFRLIGRLKQTGMAIIYISHRMDEIYALSDRVSVLRDGKFVGCVERRELSEQRLVQMMVGRDLSSFYQKDRSQVAPAKAIVLSVRSLGDGVRVKDANLDLHEGEVLGIAGIVGAGRTELARLIYGVDQKTTGQITLGGQQIKVQSPLDAIDAGIVYLTEDRKGQGLFLDMSVSANVNISTLERDGRGLGILNGAKAKLRTAEAIASMRIAVRDGDTKVGTLSGGNQQKVLLARLLQTNPKVLILDEPTRGVDIGAKSEIYRLIEDLASKGTAIIVISSELPELIGISDRIMVMREGRIVGGVGGAEGATIDSEAIIALATGSHANNE, encoded by the coding sequence ATGAATGAGGTTCAGGTTCCAACTACAGCGCTGAAGCCGATCCTCCAGATGCGGGGGATCACCAAGCACTTTCCCCCAATCATCGCATTGAGCGGGGTGGATCTCGATGTGTATCCCGGCGAAGTCCATGCCCTGATGGGCGAGAACGGCGCCGGCAAATCTACACTCATGAAGATCCTGTCGGGTGCCCATTCGCTGACAAGAGGCATGATTCTTATCGACGGCGCGGAAATCGAGATCAAGGGCCCACAGCATGCCAAGGCGTTGGGTATCTCGATCATCTATCAGGAGCTGTCACTGGCTCCCAACCTGACCGTTGCCGAAAACATGCTGCTGGGTCGTGAGATTACGCGCTTTGGCCTGCTCAATCGCGTCGCCATGAACCGCAGGTGCGCAGGTATCCTCGAACAGCTTGGCGTTGACTTCGGCGCGAGCGACAAAGTGTCATCGCTATCCCTCGCCCAGCGCCAGCAGGTCGAAATCGCCGGTGCGCTGCTCGCGGACTGCCGGATCTTGGTGATGGACGAGCCCACCACTTCGCTTTCGTCCAAAGAGTGCGAGAATCTTTTCCGCCTAATCGGGCGCCTGAAGCAGACGGGCATGGCGATCATTTATATCAGCCATCGCATGGACGAGATTTATGCGCTGAGTGACCGGGTCAGCGTCCTGCGCGACGGCAAGTTTGTTGGATGTGTCGAGCGCCGGGAGCTTTCGGAGCAGCGCCTTGTCCAGATGATGGTTGGCCGCGATCTTTCCAGTTTCTACCAGAAGGATCGGAGCCAAGTCGCACCGGCAAAGGCCATTGTTCTCAGCGTCCGCAGTCTGGGAGACGGTGTTCGCGTCAAGGACGCAAATCTCGACCTGCACGAAGGCGAGGTGCTTGGCATTGCGGGGATCGTTGGCGCTGGCCGAACGGAGTTGGCGCGGCTGATCTATGGTGTCGATCAGAAGACGACAGGCCAGATCACACTCGGCGGTCAGCAGATAAAGGTCCAAAGCCCCCTCGACGCGATAGACGCCGGCATCGTCTACCTCACCGAGGATCGCAAGGGGCAGGGTCTCTTTCTCGACATGAGCGTGTCCGCCAACGTCAACATTTCGACTTTGGAGCGCGATGGCAGGGGGCTGGGCATCCTCAACGGCGCCAAGGCAAAATTACGCACGGCGGAAGCGATCGCCAGTATGCGCATTGCCGTGCGCGACGGAGATACCAAGGTCGGGACCTTGTCTGGTGGCAATCAGCAGAAGGTGCTTCTGGCCAGGCTCCTGCAGACCAATCCAAAAGTGCTGATCCTGGATGAGCCCACGCGCGGTGTGGATATCGGGGCAAAGTCCGAGATCTATCGGCTCATCGAGGATCTGGCCTCCAAAGGCACGGCGATCATCGTGATTTCCAGCGAACTGCCCGAGCTGATCGGCATCAGCGACAGAATAATGGTGATGCGCGAGGGGCGCATCGTCGGTGGGGTCGGTGGAGCAGAAGGCGCGACGATAGATTCCGAAGCGATCATCGCGCTCGCAACCGGATCACACGCCAACAACGAATGA
- a CDS encoding ribose ABC transporter permease, which produces MTSALGNDIASRRKGALRASFHALGMLPILLLISLMFQFLSGMAATGNIAEAFQSGRFLSPQNLSIIAQQASINTVLAAGMTFVILTGGIDLSVGSILAASAMVAVITSLIPGWGMMGVPAGIAVGMLLGAVNGGLVAFGKLPPFIVTLGSLTAVRGLARLLGDDRTVFNADLPFAGLSGQAFLGLSWLTVLAFAVIVASWLILRFTALGVRIYAVGGNEVAARLSGIKVWVVLMFVYVASGFLAGLGGVMSSTRLLAANGVQLGQAYELDAIAAVILGGTSFVGGVGTIWGTLVGALIIAVLSNGLILTGVSDVWQFIIKGLVIIGAVALDRYRLKGSVRT; this is translated from the coding sequence ATGACATCAGCACTCGGCAATGACATTGCATCACGACGAAAAGGCGCTTTGCGCGCCTCATTTCATGCTTTGGGCATGTTGCCGATCCTGTTGCTGATCAGCCTGATGTTCCAGTTCCTGAGCGGCATGGCCGCTACGGGCAATATCGCTGAGGCCTTTCAGTCAGGCCGTTTTCTCAGCCCGCAAAATCTCTCGATCATCGCGCAGCAGGCGTCCATCAATACGGTGCTGGCAGCTGGGATGACCTTCGTCATCCTGACAGGTGGCATCGATTTGTCTGTGGGTTCGATTCTTGCGGCATCCGCCATGGTTGCGGTGATCACCTCCCTGATCCCAGGCTGGGGCATGATGGGCGTACCGGCCGGTATTGCCGTCGGGATGCTCCTGGGTGCGGTCAACGGGGGGCTCGTCGCATTTGGGAAACTGCCGCCCTTTATTGTGACGCTTGGTAGTCTGACCGCCGTTCGCGGGCTGGCCAGACTTCTGGGAGATGACCGCACCGTGTTCAATGCGGACCTGCCCTTTGCGGGTCTCAGCGGGCAGGCGTTCCTTGGCCTCTCCTGGCTTACGGTGCTGGCCTTCGCGGTTATTGTCGCGTCCTGGCTGATCCTGCGGTTCACAGCGCTTGGTGTGCGGATTTATGCGGTAGGTGGCAACGAAGTTGCTGCGCGCCTCTCGGGAATCAAGGTTTGGGTCGTCCTGATGTTCGTTTATGTGGCCTCGGGCTTTTTGGCTGGGCTTGGCGGCGTCATGTCCTCGACTCGTCTGCTTGCGGCGAACGGGGTGCAGTTAGGGCAGGCTTATGAGCTTGATGCCATCGCTGCGGTCATCCTGGGCGGAACCAGCTTTGTCGGTGGGGTTGGCACCATCTGGGGCACACTGGTCGGCGCCCTCATCATCGCTGTTCTGTCCAACGGGCTCATTCTGACCGGCGTATCGGACGTCTGGCAGTTCATCATCAAGGGGCTCGTCATCATTGGCGCAGTGGCCCTCGATCGGTATCGCCTCAAAGGTTCTGTTCGGACCTAA
- a CDS encoding ABC transporter substrate-binding protein, translated as MANAQEKLEAIGISLASLGNPFFVALAAGAEAEAKKINPDVKVTTVGFEQDLNRQVDQIDSFIAAGVNLILLNPGDPNALEPAIKRAQAAGIVVVAVDTATPSANVTVTTNNVQAGEIACQYIVDALSGTGDVIIQNGPQNSAIIDRVTGCEAVFAANPGINVLSNDQNGKSSRDGGMEVMQTQLTRFQEIDAVFAVADPQAIGSNLAMNQLGRTGIILTSVDGAPDLEAELANPASPAIQATAAQDPYLMAATAVELGYKVLSGEQLPESVVLLDATLVTRDNVADFKGWEAAR; from the coding sequence ATGGCAAACGCGCAGGAAAAGCTCGAGGCAATCGGCATTTCCCTCGCATCGCTCGGCAATCCGTTCTTCGTCGCACTGGCGGCGGGCGCGGAGGCTGAGGCCAAAAAGATCAATCCTGATGTGAAGGTGACGACTGTCGGCTTCGAGCAGGACCTCAACCGGCAGGTCGACCAGATCGACAGCTTCATCGCAGCTGGCGTCAACCTGATCCTGCTCAATCCAGGCGATCCGAACGCGCTTGAGCCTGCTATCAAGAGGGCGCAGGCTGCAGGCATCGTGGTGGTCGCAGTGGATACCGCAACGCCAAGCGCAAATGTCACCGTAACCACCAATAACGTGCAGGCTGGCGAAATTGCGTGCCAATACATCGTCGATGCCCTGAGCGGCACCGGTGACGTTATCATCCAGAACGGCCCACAGAACTCCGCCATCATTGACCGCGTCACTGGTTGTGAAGCCGTATTTGCGGCCAATCCGGGGATCAATGTTCTCTCGAACGACCAAAACGGCAAGAGCTCGCGTGATGGTGGTATGGAAGTCATGCAGACACAGCTGACGCGCTTCCAGGAAATCGACGCGGTGTTTGCCGTCGCCGATCCTCAGGCCATCGGCAGCAATCTGGCAATGAACCAGCTGGGTCGCACGGGCATCATCCTGACCTCTGTGGATGGTGCTCCTGACCTCGAAGCCGAGCTCGCAAATCCTGCCAGCCCTGCTATTCAGGCTACTGCCGCACAGGACCCCTACCTGATGGCGGCAACTGCCGTTGAATTGGGCTACAAGGTTCTTAGTGGCGAGCAGTTGCCAGAGTCTGTTGTACTGCTCGACGCTACACTCGTGACGCGTGACAACGTCGCCGACTTTAAGGGCTGGGAAGCCGCCCGCTAA
- a CDS encoding tyrosine-type recombinase/integrase, translating into MEIELLDFWAPPGLQIVANSGERAYSEVLEFFTAQIRNRNTRTAYHQAVRNFFIWAENSGLQRLEAIKPIHVATWVELLGRSYAIPSVKLKLTAVMMLFDWLVVKQVVATNPAKSVRSPRYSIQSGRTPVLSAQEARRLLDGIETKTVIGRRDKALVSLMLYTFVRVGAALAIRLRDITVREHRLWVRLLEKGGKVHEMPCHHELEIALRAYSVDLESEASDTFLFRSVSRTGRLTANRLYPANAYQRVQHHAFSAGIENHITSHSFRATGITTYLLNKGSLEQAAKMANHSSTRTTQLYDRRSDSVAVSEVERIRFE; encoded by the coding sequence ATGGAAATTGAATTGTTAGACTTTTGGGCGCCGCCAGGTTTGCAAATAGTCGCGAATTCAGGTGAACGGGCCTACAGCGAAGTTCTTGAATTTTTCACTGCTCAAATCCGAAATCGCAACACACGGACTGCCTACCATCAGGCGGTCCGTAACTTTTTCATTTGGGCCGAAAACAGCGGATTGCAGCGGCTGGAGGCAATTAAACCCATTCATGTTGCAACGTGGGTCGAACTACTCGGCCGCAGTTATGCAATCCCGAGTGTGAAACTGAAACTCACCGCGGTAATGATGCTGTTCGATTGGCTTGTGGTGAAACAGGTGGTCGCAACCAACCCAGCAAAATCTGTCCGCAGCCCACGATATAGCATTCAGTCGGGGCGTACTCCCGTACTCAGCGCCCAGGAAGCGCGAAGACTGCTTGATGGTATCGAGACAAAAACCGTCATCGGGCGGCGCGACAAAGCACTCGTTAGCTTGATGCTTTACACGTTCGTCAGGGTCGGTGCAGCGCTTGCAATTCGCTTGAGGGATATTACCGTCCGCGAGCACCGCCTTTGGGTCCGCCTGCTGGAAAAGGGTGGCAAGGTGCACGAAATGCCCTGCCATCATGAGCTTGAAATAGCGCTACGCGCGTACAGCGTTGATCTAGAGTCCGAAGCTTCGGACACCTTTTTGTTCAGGTCCGTTAGCCGCACGGGCAGGCTTACCGCCAACAGATTGTACCCTGCCAATGCCTATCAGCGCGTCCAACACCATGCTTTTTCGGCAGGGATCGAGAACCACATTACCAGCCATTCTTTCCGCGCCACTGGCATCACGACCTACCTCCTAAACAAGGGCTCTCTTGAGCAGGCGGCTAAGATGGCCAATCATAGCTCTACCCGCACCACACAGCTTTATGACCGCCGTAGCGATAGCGTGGCTGTGTCTGAAGTCGAGAGGATCAGGTTTGAATAG
- a CDS encoding helix-turn-helix transcriptional regulator: MITADELEQVSAILGTIYDTILAKSSWQDVLEQTCALLAAEAGSIIFLDPVGQRAAYAFEHGTDPKYSELFLTYGSANPFMLSVLLAPVGEVAKPLELVGRQAISKERFYKEWCEPQNYGDFIGGLVARRDRQFATFSFVRLTHEPLFDEREDRLLRLIVPHVVRSLTIAEAFDEVVTEKHAYLDTLDLLRSPAMLVRSDMSVAYVNPAGQNLVREQDGAIARLADGRLVLNDKQIFSAVRSAVASDSGARMFMLGDPPHTSISIVPIKSSQLSALPVADATSAIFFSSATANLPPPAQPLVDAFGLTPAELRILILLLEGRTPNAIADDIGVGIATVRTHIASLLAKTGSVRQQDMIAKVAALMPPIGALPN, translated from the coding sequence ATGATTACTGCAGATGAGCTGGAGCAGGTTTCTGCCATTTTGGGCACCATCTATGACACAATTCTTGCCAAGTCGTCCTGGCAGGACGTTCTGGAACAGACCTGCGCGTTACTGGCCGCTGAGGCTGGCAGCATCATCTTCCTCGACCCCGTGGGGCAGCGCGCTGCATATGCGTTCGAGCATGGCACGGATCCCAAATATTCAGAGCTTTTCCTCACCTACGGTTCGGCCAACCCCTTCATGCTTTCGGTCTTGCTGGCGCCAGTGGGGGAAGTCGCCAAGCCGCTGGAGTTGGTCGGACGCCAAGCCATTTCCAAAGAGCGCTTTTATAAGGAATGGTGTGAGCCGCAAAACTATGGCGACTTTATCGGAGGACTGGTGGCACGACGCGATCGTCAGTTTGCTACCTTCTCTTTTGTGCGTCTTACGCATGAGCCGTTATTCGACGAACGAGAAGACCGGCTCTTGCGATTAATCGTGCCGCATGTCGTGCGCAGCCTCACTATCGCCGAGGCTTTTGACGAGGTGGTGACTGAAAAACACGCCTATCTTGATACGTTGGACTTGTTGCGTAGTCCGGCCATGCTGGTGCGTTCTGATATGTCTGTAGCCTATGTCAACCCAGCCGGGCAGAACCTTGTACGCGAGCAAGACGGCGCTATAGCGCGGCTGGCCGATGGACGCCTGGTGCTGAATGACAAGCAGATATTCAGTGCCGTGCGGAGCGCCGTCGCATCGGACAGCGGCGCTCGCATGTTCATGCTGGGTGATCCACCCCATACCAGCATCTCGATTGTGCCGATCAAATCCTCCCAGCTCAGCGCGTTGCCCGTGGCCGATGCGACGAGCGCAATTTTCTTCTCGTCGGCAACTGCAAACCTGCCGCCGCCCGCTCAACCGTTGGTGGATGCCTTCGGCTTGACCCCGGCGGAGTTGCGCATTCTCATACTGTTGCTTGAGGGACGCACTCCAAACGCCATTGCCGACGATATTGGCGTCGGCATTGCCACCGTCCGCACTCATATTGCCAGCCTTTTGGCCAAAACCGGCAGTGTACGGCAGCAAGATATGATCGCTAAGGTTGCGGCTTTGATGCCGCCCATAGGGGCGCTACCGAACTAA
- a CDS encoding OmpA family protein — protein MIRTLSLALLMLATPAVAQDHPLVGHFEGSTQLGYQEAEFDEVHLITGPIEDNREQSGQGWDTLEGKVYTIYYRLPTGRSSLEALRTFQLGLEQRGFDTAFVCSAEAGDCFADKRGRPGLMFGLALDGRTSMPRFDIGEPVANKFYNGNARYLLAKQNAANGAIYASLAFSDDESLGRHLFLRVVETGEIAIGALAMMQVSELSQKLRSDGKVDIYGIQFDFDSAAIRSDSSPQIRVIAELLNETPELGLVIVGHTDTQGTAAYNRDLSQRRAQAVLSALVSQHGIADDRLIAEGRGFSEPVASNDDEVGRALNRRVELVQR, from the coding sequence ATGATCCGCACTCTATCGCTTGCACTGTTGATGCTTGCCACGCCCGCAGTTGCGCAGGACCACCCTTTGGTGGGGCATTTTGAGGGTTCGACCCAGTTGGGGTATCAGGAGGCCGAGTTCGATGAAGTACACCTCATCACAGGGCCGATTGAAGACAATCGTGAGCAGTCCGGGCAAGGTTGGGATACGCTCGAGGGTAAGGTTTACACGATCTATTATCGACTGCCGACGGGACGCTCGAGCCTTGAGGCCCTCCGCACCTTTCAGCTGGGTCTGGAGCAGCGCGGCTTTGACACCGCTTTTGTCTGCTCAGCAGAAGCGGGCGACTGTTTTGCCGACAAACGAGGTCGCCCCGGCTTGATGTTTGGACTGGCGCTCGACGGTCGTACATCCATGCCGCGGTTCGATATTGGCGAGCCAGTCGCCAACAAATTCTACAACGGGAATGCGCGTTATCTATTGGCAAAACAGAACGCCGCCAATGGAGCAATCTATGCCAGCCTAGCGTTTTCCGATGACGAGAGCCTCGGACGCCACCTATTTCTTCGCGTGGTTGAGACAGGCGAAATTGCGATCGGCGCACTAGCCATGATGCAAGTGAGCGAACTGAGCCAGAAGCTGCGGTCTGACGGCAAGGTGGACATCTACGGTATCCAGTTTGACTTCGACAGCGCAGCCATACGGTCCGACTCCTCCCCGCAGATTCGTGTCATCGCCGAACTGCTCAACGAAACACCCGAGCTTGGGCTGGTCATCGTTGGACATACCGACACGCAAGGTACCGCAGCCTACAATCGCGACTTGAGCCAGCGTCGTGCGCAGGCCGTTTTGTCTGCGTTGGTCAGTCAACACGGGATTGCGGACGATCGTCTGATAGCCGAGGGCCGGGGGTTTTCTGAGCCTGTGGCATCCAACGATGACGAGGTGGGTCGAGCGCTGAACCGGCGGGTTGAATTGGTTCAGCGGTAA
- a CDS encoding SH3 domain-containing protein: MDVSHFTKSICSPLVMAGVMLCVSIESFANERQFWMLTDVDVRSGPGQQYPIMARLPRATPVWQAECKNNFCYISFSNNKKGWIPQAQHSTTSFAPDSDRVVFEDVSGFSLVDLVAKARLNLRDGPGRSFNALAEIPIGEAMVLLRCQDDYCLVSRSNGQRGWVLETGTTRQDRRTGAPLAGGANSGGMTANPGIVIGREAPPFLSERPQACFYEHINYGGRSFCMNPNVFYANLAESMGFWNDAISSIKITGPLTVKFCQHAYEKGECRTITEGAGQLGIFNDRISWIIVLD; the protein is encoded by the coding sequence ATGGACGTCAGTCACTTCACAAAGTCGATATGCAGTCCCTTGGTGATGGCAGGGGTCATGCTCTGCGTCTCTATCGAAAGTTTTGCCAACGAGAGACAGTTTTGGATGCTAACGGATGTTGATGTACGTTCCGGGCCTGGACAGCAATACCCAATCATGGCGCGTCTGCCCCGAGCGACACCGGTTTGGCAAGCTGAGTGCAAAAACAACTTCTGCTATATATCGTTCAGCAACAACAAGAAGGGCTGGATACCTCAGGCGCAGCACAGCACGACGTCCTTCGCTCCCGATTCAGACAGAGTTGTATTTGAAGACGTGTCCGGATTCTCGTTGGTTGATCTCGTCGCGAAAGCACGGCTCAATCTGCGGGACGGCCCCGGACGATCCTTCAATGCCCTTGCTGAAATTCCGATAGGCGAAGCGATGGTGTTGCTACGATGTCAAGACGACTATTGCCTTGTTTCGCGCAGCAATGGCCAACGCGGCTGGGTTCTTGAAACTGGTACGACGCGCCAAGATAGGCGCACTGGGGCGCCGCTTGCTGGCGGTGCCAATTCAGGGGGAATGACTGCCAATCCAGGCATCGTGATTGGTCGCGAAGCTCCGCCCTTTTTGTCCGAGCGTCCCCAAGCGTGCTTTTACGAGCACATCAACTACGGAGGGCGCAGCTTCTGCATGAACCCCAACGTGTTCTATGCGAACCTCGCCGAGAGTATGGGTTTTTGGAACGACGCTATTTCGTCGATCAAGATCACGGGGCCGCTCACCGTCAAATTCTGTCAGCATGCCTATGAGAAGGGCGAGTGTCGAACAATAACAGAAGGCGCCGGCCAGCTCGGGATATTCAACGACCGGATATCCTGGATCATCGTTCTTGATTAG
- a CDS encoding helix-turn-helix transcriptional regulator codes for MTRDLSSREWQSFRQHLTDMRTERPHLNQERIAEGVGVQKQTISKYEQGRSVPDLLIFVALCRYFEVDPNTILGWDDAGPQRLDARTQTLIKRYLELPENWQLTVSNLVTELRSDLSRVKREGHG; via the coding sequence GTGACGCGTGATCTTAGCAGCAGGGAGTGGCAGAGTTTCCGGCAGCACCTTACAGATATGCGGACGGAGAGGCCGCATCTCAACCAAGAGAGAATTGCCGAAGGCGTAGGCGTCCAGAAACAAACCATAAGCAAGTATGAGCAGGGGCGCAGCGTACCAGACCTACTGATATTCGTCGCGCTGTGCAGGTATTTTGAAGTCGACCCAAATACCATCCTAGGCTGGGATGACGCCGGGCCGCAAAGGTTGGACGCTAGAACTCAGACGCTCATCAAGCGATATCTGGAGTTGCCCGAGAACTGGCAACTAACCGTGTCCAACCTGGTAACTGAGCTGAGGTCTGACCTTAGTAGGGTTAAGCGCGAAGGCCACGGCTAA
- a CDS encoding recombinase family protein, whose amino-acid sequence MTQSPLAYSYVRMSTKEQIKGDSLRRQVEASEKYARANGLTLVEDFKLHDIGVSAFKGANATKGALSVFLSEVESGKVPAGSYLLVESLDRLSRDKIRSAMQLLWDITQAGINVVTLLDNQIYRAGQDDLQSLIVSIVVMSRANEESQMKSLRVSSAWEKKRANLSVRKLTKQCPAWLTLSDDGTAFVVDTAKATIVHQIYDLALQGMGTHSIVRMLNADGLIPFGRSDGWHESYVQKILKNRAVLGEFQPHRNIDGIRSPIGDPIIGYYPAVISESVFLQVQAARRGRSVGGGGRKGATNLNLFSRIATCAYCGGKMRLVNKGEGPKGGKYLKCSDALRKIGCTVAEGWRYDAFENSFFTFVEQVNLAELLKGDGPNNDRERISGEIVAIEERIRLLGSRRDRTFALVEQSDLSVAYIRDRLEEVETALKAERAALDAAKAMQAAAESKETPVADLTAAIAQLQALAGDEAFQVRSNLAHHLSQLVVSLRLAVRGKEATRPQLADFLAKHEPDAAYRDELMAHIRAVDKAHGLDNPTFTVAFKGNVVRIVTVDQRQPSTLIQVADVNDDATVVQNELTGTRWSPNG is encoded by the coding sequence ATGACCCAATCTCCCCTTGCTTACTCCTATGTCCGCATGTCCACGAAGGAGCAAATAAAAGGCGATAGCCTGCGTCGGCAAGTGGAAGCTAGCGAGAAATACGCCAGAGCCAACGGGCTGACTTTGGTCGAAGACTTCAAGTTGCACGACATCGGCGTGTCGGCCTTCAAAGGCGCAAATGCGACCAAAGGAGCCCTATCGGTTTTTCTGTCGGAAGTGGAAAGCGGGAAAGTGCCGGCAGGTTCGTACTTGCTAGTGGAATCGCTGGATCGACTAAGTCGAGACAAAATCCGGTCGGCCATGCAACTGCTTTGGGACATCACCCAAGCGGGCATCAATGTCGTGACCTTGCTGGACAATCAGATCTATCGAGCGGGACAAGACGACCTTCAATCGTTGATCGTCTCCATCGTGGTAATGAGCAGAGCGAATGAAGAATCGCAGATGAAAAGTCTGCGCGTGTCTTCGGCCTGGGAGAAGAAGCGCGCCAACCTGTCGGTAAGAAAGCTGACGAAGCAGTGCCCCGCTTGGCTCACGCTATCCGACGATGGCACTGCCTTCGTCGTGGATACCGCGAAGGCAACAATTGTCCACCAAATCTATGACTTGGCCCTCCAGGGCATGGGTACACATTCCATCGTGCGCATGCTGAATGCCGACGGCCTCATCCCTTTTGGTCGTTCGGATGGATGGCATGAATCCTACGTACAGAAAATCTTGAAAAATCGGGCTGTGCTGGGTGAGTTCCAGCCTCACCGAAATATCGATGGCATACGCAGTCCAATCGGTGACCCCATCATTGGGTATTATCCTGCGGTGATCTCGGAGAGCGTGTTTCTACAGGTTCAAGCCGCACGCCGTGGTCGATCAGTCGGGGGGGGCGGTCGTAAAGGTGCGACTAACCTCAATCTCTTTTCACGGATTGCCACCTGCGCATATTGCGGCGGCAAAATGCGGCTCGTGAACAAGGGCGAGGGGCCAAAGGGTGGCAAATACCTCAAATGCAGCGACGCCCTTCGCAAGATCGGTTGCACGGTTGCCGAAGGCTGGCGCTACGATGCCTTCGAAAACTCGTTCTTCACCTTTGTCGAACAAGTGAATCTGGCCGAACTGCTCAAAGGTGATGGCCCGAACAATGACCGAGAACGTATATCAGGCGAAATTGTCGCGATTGAAGAACGGATAAGGCTTCTGGGATCGCGGCGTGATCGCACGTTTGCGCTCGTCGAGCAATCCGATCTATCGGTCGCTTACATTCGTGATCGGCTTGAAGAGGTTGAAACGGCCTTGAAGGCCGAACGCGCAGCCCTTGATGCGGCTAAGGCAATGCAGGCAGCCGCTGAGAGCAAAGAGACGCCGGTGGCAGACCTCACAGCAGCTATTGCGCAACTGCAAGCCCTGGCAGGCGACGAAGCCTTCCAGGTGAGATCAAACCTTGCTCACCATTTGTCACAGCTTGTTGTCTCTTTGAGGTTGGCCGTGCGCGGTAAAGAAGCAACGCGCCCGCAGCTTGCCGACTTCCTTGCCAAACACGAACCGGACGCAGCCTATCGCGATGAGCTTATGGCTCACATCCGAGCTGTGGACAAAGCACACGGCTTGGACAATCCAACTTTCACTGTCGCATTTAAGGGCAATGTGGTTCGGATCGTGACCGTCGATCAACGACAACCATCAACGCTAATCCAGGTCGCCGATGTGAACGATGATGCGACCGTGGTTCAAAACGAGTTAACTGGGACGCGATGGTCGCCAAACGGGTGA